A single Cottoperca gobio chromosome 5, fCotGob3.1, whole genome shotgun sequence DNA region contains:
- the LOC115007747 gene encoding LOW QUALITY PROTEIN: elastase-1-like (The sequence of the model RefSeq protein was modified relative to this genomic sequence to represent the inferred CDS: deleted 1 base in 1 codon) produces MLRFLVLTSLAALVLAELEAQPRYLEDSLQRVVGGEVAKPNSWPWQISLQYKSGSRYYHTCGGTLIARGWVMTAAHCVDSNRMWRVLIGEHDLNSNSGREQTMDVHAVYIHPQWNSNNVANGFDIALIRLSSEATLNSYAQLGSLPPKGQILPHNNRCYITGWGRISTGGSLSTQLKQAYLPLVDYKTCSSRGWWGSTVSSTMVCGGGGAEAGCNGDSGGPLNCLVNGKYHVHGIASFVSGYGCNTPKKPTVFTRVSAYIDWMNTVREQRCRKSCER; encoded by the exons ATGCTTAGGTTTCTAGTGTTGACAAGTCTTGCAGCTTTGG TGCTGGCTGAGCTGGAGGCCCAGCCCAGGTACCTGGAGGACAGCCTGCAAAGAGTTGTCGGAGGTGAGGTGGCCAAACCCAACTCCTGGCCCTGGCAG ATTTCTCTTCAGTACAAATCTGGTAGCAGGTACTACCACACATGTGGAGGAACCCTGATCGCGAGAGGCTGGGTTATGACTGCTGCTCACTGTGTGGACAG CAATAGGATGTGGCGTGTCCTTATTGGTGAACATGACCTCAACAGCAACAGTGGCAGAGAGCAGACCATGGATGTCCACGCTGTTTACATCCATCCCCAATGGAACTCCAACAATGTGGCTAATGG GTTCGACATTGCCCTGATACGTTTGTCCTCTGAGGCCACCCTGAACTCCTATGCCCAGCTGGGCTCTCTGCCTCCCAAGGGCCAGATTCTGCCCCACAACAACCGCTGCTACATCACTGGATGGGGACGCATTTCCA CTGGTGGCAGCTTGTCCACGCAGCTGAAGCAGGCCTACCTTCCTCTGGTCGACTACAAGACCTGCAGCAGCCGTGGCTGGTGGGGGAGCACCGTGTCGTCCACCAtggtgtgtggtggtggtggtgccgAGGCTGGATGCAAT GGCGACTCTGGCGGCCCTCTAAACTGTCTTGTTAATGGAAAATACCACGTCCAC GGTATTGCCAGCTTTGTGTCTGGTTATGGATGCAACACGCCCAAGAAGCCCACCGTCTTCACCCGCGTCTCCGCCTACATCGACTGGATGAACACGGTCA GAGAGCAGCGTTGTAGGAAGAGTTGTGAGAGGTGA